One part of the Raphanus sativus cultivar WK10039 chromosome 7, ASM80110v3, whole genome shotgun sequence genome encodes these proteins:
- the LOC108815080 gene encoding LOW QUALITY PROTEIN: GDSL esterase/lipase At5g03980 (The sequence of the model RefSeq protein was modified relative to this genomic sequence to represent the inferred CDS: inserted 1 base in 1 codon; deleted 4 bases in 3 codons) produces MSTTTKALSLLVLLFFVVSIVHATDSCLINSIADTGNLIRNGPIGASSPTPKPLPQRKHHATLFFNNGVNFAVAGSTALNSSFFAARSLHVPATNTPLSTQLSWFKSHRSPSDCLKRSPIRNDYNYGFFQGKSTEEIRSFIPRVFGAIAGAAREVILTGAVNVLVPGNFPVGCFPIYLTSFPLVRIRDYGCLAHLNEFAAVDHNNQLQQAISSLKKREFPGVVIVYGDYYNAFQYVLXGFDKSVALKSCCGIGGAYIYDGNRQCGAAGVPVCRNPDKFISWDGVHLTQKAYRFMSKFLNNIILPQIKCVVELNQSKSVSSLVS; encoded by the exons ATGTCGACAACAACCAAAGCATTATCCCTTCTTGTTCTTCTGTTCTTTGTTGTGTCCATCGTTCACGCAACTGACTCATGTCTGATCAACTCCATCGCCGACACTGGAAACCTAATCCGCAACGGCCCTATCGGA GCTTCATCTCCCACTCCTAAACCCTTACCTCAACGTAAACACCACGCAACCCTCTTCTTT AACAACGGTGTTAACTTCGCCGTCGCCGGAAGCACAGCCTTAAACAGCTCCTTCTTCGCCGCGAGAAGCCTCCACGTACCGGCGACAAACACTCCTCTCTCCACTCAGCTCTCTTGGTTCAAGTCTCATCGCAGCCCATCCGATTGCTTGAAGCGGTCTCCTATCAGAAACGACTACAACTACGGTTTCTTCCAAGGCAAGTCAACGGAAGAGATCAGAAGCTTCATACCTCGCGTATTCGGAGCCATCGCAGGCGCGGCTAGAGAAGTGATACTAACCGGTGCGGTTAACGTGCTCGTACCGGGGAACTTCCCCGTTGGATGTTTTCCAATTTACTTGACGTCTTTCCCTCTTGTTAGGATTCGGGACTAC GGATGCTTGGCTCATCTCAACGAGTTCGCCGCCGTGGATCACAACAACCAACTCCAACAAGCTATATcttcattaaaaaaaagg GAGTTTCCTGGTGTGGTTATCGTCTATGGAGATTACTACAACGCGTTTCAGTATGTTT TGGGATTCGACAAGAGTGTGGCTTTGAAGTCGTGTTGTGGGATCGGTGGAGCTTACATCTACGATGGGAATAGACAGTGTGGAGCTGCGGGAGTGCCGGTTTGTCGGAATCCAGACAAG TTTATAAGTTGGGACGGTGTGCACTTGACTCAGAAGGCATATAGATTCATGTCTAAGTTCCTCAACAACATAATTCTTCCACAGATTAAGTGTGTGGTGGAGCTTAATCAAAGCAAGAGTGTCTCTTCTCTAGTGTCCTAG
- the LOC108814509 gene encoding uncharacterized protein LOC108814509 — MSNWRRQKPRNNNSNNYNHHHQQQQQRGTTMTQSPKPPLANCKQSVPAWEKDFCAKVGSVPWSKVLEAKRFMHLYERVVQWDDSAGEDAFNKAKSHYWAEINGVSCDLPLPDPDVYIDDVDWDAQVDNELVLDLERGPDPGRGERGEEHVVILDALFSSGQYSGQGWGTGWGDAEENVGKPENTWDDHQRCDGWNQDSWGWKEEPVAWDHEEKKINRFGTESWDYRNRNSFNNKKVGNWNCNDHRHQGREWRKRGAAPREGEQVDDCRWRNGRGRSRGGFQQPSNGCGWMESF; from the exons ATGAGCAATTGGAGAAGACAAAAGCCCAGAAACAACAACAGTAACAAttataatcatcatcatcaacaacaacaacaacgaggGACGACGATGACTCAATCACCAAAGCCGCCTCTTG CTAACTGCAAACAGTCTGTTCCTGCGTGGGAGAAGGACTTCTGTGCTAAGGTTGGTTCAGTTCCATGGTCCAAAGTCCTAGAAGCGAAGCGGTTTATGCATCTGTACGAGAGAGTGGTCCAATGGGACGATTCAGCGGGAGAAGACGCGTTCAACAAGGCTAAATCTCATTACTGGGCTGAGATAAACGGAGTCTCCTGTGACTTACCTTTGCCTGATCCTGATGTCTACATTGACGATGTTGATTGGGACGCTCAAGTTGACAATGAGCTGGTTCTTGACCTCGAGCGTGGTCCAGACCCGGGAAGAGGAGAGAGGGGAGAAGAGCATGTGGTGATTCTTGATGCTTTGTTTTCGTCTGGACAGTATAGTGGACAAGGCTGGGGAACAGGATGGGGTGACGCTGAGGAGAATGTTGGTAAACCGGAGAACACATGGGATGATCATCAGCGTTGTGATGGGTGGAATCAGGATTCTTGGGGATGGAAGGAGGAACCAGTAGCTTGGGATCATGAGGAGAAGAAGATCAATAGGTTCGGAACAGAGTCTTGGGACTATAGGAACAGAAACAGCTTCAACAACAAGAAGGTTGGGAACTGGAACTGTAATGATCATCGTCATCAAGGAAGAGAGTGGAGAAAGAGAGGAGCGGCGCCACGTGAAGGAGAGCAGGTGGACGATTGTCGATGGAGAAATGGGAGAGGGAGAAGCCGAGGTGGGTTTCAGCAACCTTCCAATGGTTGCGGTTGGATGGAGTCCTTCTGA
- the LOC108815081 gene encoding uncharacterized protein LOC108815081, whose amino-acid sequence MWRKLLKLRDEAYGFFRMEVKDGKSTHFWFDDWLGKRRLIEITGAVGTTYLGLPRRATVNEAVNQNGWAIKGQRSRHHHELYETVVAQPVPAPQLGRDVVLWKHGDDDYRESFSSAKTWDQIRLKKETVGWSKVVWFAQEVPRFSFITWLAVKNRLSTGDRMRIWGMTQCCTLCEEINETKDHLFFACPYSFTVWHSMATRIPESHTDPDWQLTLEHLPEMRAGAMDTILLKMLFQATIYHIWRERNARKHHTGWISTDVTRTLIDKSMRNRISSLKNKARHKYTGLLQKWFLHTM is encoded by the coding sequence ATGTGGAGGAAACTACTAAAGCTAAGAGATGAGGCGTATGGCTTTTTCAGGATGGAGGTAAAGGATGGGAAATCAACGCACTTTTGGTTTGATGACTGGCTTGGTAAGAGGAGGTTGATTGAAATTACTGGAGCAGTAGGTACTACATACCTGGGACTGCCTCGTCGAGCCACAGTTAACGAGGCAGTAAATCAGAATGGTTGGGCGATTAAAGGTCAACGTAGTCGCCATCATCATGAGCTCTATGAGACTGTTGTTGCACAGCCGGTCCCTGCTCCTCAACTGGGACGAGATGTAGTTCTATGGAAACATGGAGATGATGATTATAGAGAAAGTTTCTCGAGTGCTAAAACATGGGATCAAATTAGACTGAAGAAGGAAACAGTGGGCTGGAGCAAGGTGGTTTGGTTTGCACAGGAGGTCCCGCGATTCTCGTTCATTACCTGGCTAGCGGTCAAGAATAGGCTATCAACAGGTGATAGGATGCGGATTTGGGGGATGACGCAATGCTGTACACTTTGTGAAGAGATCAATGAGACAAAGGATCATTTGTTCTTTGCTTGCCCATATTCATTCACAGTATGGCATAGCATGGCAACTCGTATTCCTGAATCTCATACGGACCCTGATTGGCAGTTGACTCTTGAGCACCTACCGGAGATGAGAGCTGGTGCGATGGATACTATCCTCCTCAAAATGTTATTTCAGGCGACAATCTATCATATTTGGAGAGAGCGCAACGCGCGAAAACACCACACTGGATGGATATCTACTGATGTAACGCGCACATTGATAGATAAATCGATGAGAAACCGCATATCATCACTCAAGAATAAGGCTAGGCATAAATACACGGGATTACTTCAAAAATGGTTCTTACACACTATGTAG
- the LOC108816001 gene encoding uncharacterized protein LOC108816001 isoform X1, producing the protein MNQIDSDVSNGSDSIHFFHSFLYQVFDVTRKVKEPRVISPRGSKTEEKQSQGVTDMGQVGRQQPHGDVNMEASISAEDVIRAGGFGAKDDIGSFLPVASDSTDFEESLRSARDYEEAQAEVQRPGLGWPKE; encoded by the exons ATGAATCAGATTGACTCAGATGTCTCTAATGGTAGCGACTCCATCCACTTCTTTCACTCATTTCTGTATCAAGTGTTTGATGTAACAC GTAAAGTAAAAGAGCCGAGGGTAATATCTCCGAGAGGATCCAAGACCGAAGAGAAGCAAAGTCAGGGTGTTACTGACATGGGTCAAGTTGGTAGACAGCAGCCTCATGGAGATGTGAACATGGAAGCTTCCATATCAGCAGAAGATGTGATAAGAGCTGGAGGGTTTGGTGCTAAAGACGACATTGGAAGCTTCCTTCCCGTCGCAAGTGATTCGACCGACTTTGAGGAATCACTCCGCTCTGCACGTGACTACGAAGAAGCTCAAGCGGAGGTTCAAAGGCCTGGTCTTGGCTGGCCTAAAGAATAA
- the LOC108816001 gene encoding uncharacterized protein LOC108816001 isoform X2 — MNQIDSDVSNGAGKVKEPRVISPRGSKTEEKQSQGVTDMGQVGRQQPHGDVNMEASISAEDVIRAGGFGAKDDIGSFLPVASDSTDFEESLRSARDYEEAQAEVQRPGLGWPKE, encoded by the exons ATGAATCAGATTGACTCAGATGTCTCTAATG GTGCAGGTAAAGTAAAAGAGCCGAGGGTAATATCTCCGAGAGGATCCAAGACCGAAGAGAAGCAAAGTCAGGGTGTTACTGACATGGGTCAAGTTGGTAGACAGCAGCCTCATGGAGATGTGAACATGGAAGCTTCCATATCAGCAGAAGATGTGATAAGAGCTGGAGGGTTTGGTGCTAAAGACGACATTGGAAGCTTCCTTCCCGTCGCAAGTGATTCGACCGACTTTGAGGAATCACTCCGCTCTGCACGTGACTACGAAGAAGCTCAAGCGGAGGTTCAAAGGCCTGGTCTTGGCTGGCCTAAAGAATAA
- the LOC108816001 gene encoding uncharacterized protein LOC108816001 isoform X3, which translates to MNQIDSDVSNGKVKEPRVISPRGSKTEEKQSQGVTDMGQVGRQQPHGDVNMEASISAEDVIRAGGFGAKDDIGSFLPVASDSTDFEESLRSARDYEEAQAEVQRPGLGWPKE; encoded by the exons ATGAATCAGATTGACTCAGATGTCTCTAATG GTAAAGTAAAAGAGCCGAGGGTAATATCTCCGAGAGGATCCAAGACCGAAGAGAAGCAAAGTCAGGGTGTTACTGACATGGGTCAAGTTGGTAGACAGCAGCCTCATGGAGATGTGAACATGGAAGCTTCCATATCAGCAGAAGATGTGATAAGAGCTGGAGGGTTTGGTGCTAAAGACGACATTGGAAGCTTCCTTCCCGTCGCAAGTGATTCGACCGACTTTGAGGAATCACTCCGCTCTGCACGTGACTACGAAGAAGCTCAAGCGGAGGTTCAAAGGCCTGGTCTTGGCTGGCCTAAAGAATAA